The Cucurbita pepo subsp. pepo cultivar mu-cu-16 chromosome LG18, ASM280686v2, whole genome shotgun sequence nucleotide sequence CtggttcttttgtttttttgtttttttcttaaatcaaatattaggTCTGTTTATTGAACGTTTGAAGATTTAACAgtgaaaaatgttttgaagAAGACATCAAGTAATTAGAGTTCTATTGAAGATGATGTTAATGGTAGTGAAGATTGGAAGGAAGTTGGATTTGAGTACATAGAAGATGTTCCCAAGTCTTTGAAGAATTTCAAGTCATCTTAAATCTGACACATGCAAGGTCAGCAGCCAAGTGCTTGCTTTATTATCACAGGCCTTCAATATTCCAAGGGATATGGTGGACAGTTTTATTAGAGAAGGTTTCTAGCAGGCCAAGTTCCTGACCTGATTCTGTGGCTTTAcattaacttttcttttataacTTTCCcgtttttgcttcttttgtgCAACAATTTTGCAGAGAACCACGTGGCTTCGGCTTCGTGCAATATGTAGATCCCGCTGATGCTGCAGATGCTAAGCATCAGATGGATGGCTGTGTTCTTCTCGGTCGGGAGCTGACTGTGGTCTATGCTGAGGAAAACAGGAAGAAGCCATCTGATATGAGGACGAGGGAGAGAGGAAGGTATGAAGCTGGCCTTGTATCAATTGTTTACAGTTCGGTATAGCATttgttaaacaaaattaatatttcagtTTTATAAACAGTGGGCGATTTTATGATCGAAGAAGATCTCCTCCACGGTCTTCTCGTTCGCCACGATATTCTCGTTCCCCAGCTCCACGCCATGCAAGGTATTCTCGTTCACCTGCTCCGCGCCATGCAAGGTCTAGGTCCCGCAGTTATGACAATGCATCCCCGCCACCAAAACCAAGAGCTTACTCAAGGTATTCTTTCAATACATTGCTTGTTACATCCTAGTTCTTTATTCAGTCTGCTTGAGCCACAATTTTTTCTATATGTCAATGCAGATCCGCGTCCCCTCCTGACAGACGGAATAGTCGAGAGAGGTCTTTCCCACGACAGCCGAGCCGTGGTAGGTCATTCTCCCGATCTCCACGACTCGATGGTTCGAGAAGTAGAAGTCCGAGTCCAGCACGTGGCAGAAGTCGAAGTCCAAGCCCATTGAGAGGCTGAAGCCTGAGCATACCTGGAGCCGAAGTCCACGACAAATGGAGATGGGAGCCGAAGTCAACAGGAAAACAACTCGAAACTTGGACGAGAACAACTACAATGTACTATTGCCATTGTTTAGTTTGATATCTCCGCTATAGACATCATTTCGTCGTTTATATTGTTGTTCGGTAGCGTTCGTTCGTACTTAGGAATCTATGCGTTATCAAGAGTTtgagtactttttttttttttttttttttttttttttttttttttNCCTGTTGTGGTGATGCattacaatatatttcaagCTTTTCTATCATCATATTATCGACTTatttagataataaataacgtagtaaaattattaaaaatatttatcattctgataatattttttttatgctagctatatattttccatggatgaaaataataataataataaaataaataaataattttcacaGATAATTGCTTCCAGCTAAGTAAGTTGGCCACGTCAACCATGTGTGAAGTGGGGTCCACCTTCTCGTCCACGAATATTTCTTGGATTCCATGATTAACCCTCCTTCGGGAGCcgttataattttcaaataaattatataataataataataataataatatatatatatatatatatatatttttttttgcagtGAAGCGACCacttcatttaaaattatttctcatATTAATCTCCTTCAAttgcaaaattttaattttatccacTTAGAATTTCGAAGcttattataattcaaataaaaacccataaattattataaatcactaatttaattttatttatcaaaatttataattaaaaataatttcacgACATttagtatataaaaaaaatcatagttaattatacattaattataaaaaatattttttttagtactaaaaaaaacataaattaaccCGGAGAtgttttaatcaaatttcattcaaattattctttattcaaattattctttatcttcgatttatttgaatattgcTAAGGAAAACCTgcaatttatttacttatgaAGTACGCTCATAAAGTTGACAAGTAGAAGTCATTAATGAACGATTTACCTCGTTGGAGTACCATTTGCTCATCAAATTGGGTTCTTCCAATCCCgcttctaaaacttttttttttttttaactaatttgacaaaagtttcaaactttGAGGATGAATAGTGtaaattattccaaatttgaaaaaaaaaaaacaaaaaaaaaaaaagtgaaatgcCACAAAAAAAGTGTTGTACATACCCAATTTTGTATTAAACGGCAAAATCATCTCATTCATCCCTCACGCCGCTACCCATCACTTTGTTCTTCCAAATCGAATCTTCTCATACGACTTTTGggttaaatttaaacaaaatccAACAATTTCCAGTCCCCACTTACCCATTCTCCCCTCTTCTCTTGCTCAAATTTTATCCTCTTTTCTGTTCAAACCaaacgaaagagaaaaaaaaaaccccaatcCCCCCATCAAACCAAAATGAACGGCGACGATCACGATCCCTTCTGCACGAGAATCCATGCCCCTTTGCTTCCtctaaaagagaaaagaaaaaggcataCAATAAAGTTTTTAAGTTTGGTATGCCATTTTCTTCGCATTTCTTGTCAGTGTTTACACCTTCAGTCGATATTCATTTCAATATCACAAGATCAGCCCTGTTTAGAACACGGTGGGGTAAGATTCTTGTTGTTTTCGGACTGATTTTAAGTTGAAACTGTTGATTTTCTGAAGCTTTTTCACTGTTCTGGGCTGCTGAGAATCTCTGTTTGTGCGTTTAGTGGTTTGGTTCTGTTCTGTAGCTGACTGAAATCTGTTGGAATTGCAGTGATCTTTCAGATTGGGTACTTGCCCACttcttgtttttagttttcttagGTGGgttctttgttgttttgtaGTTTATGGCTGAGTTTTTGTGTTGATTTATGAACTTTGGCTTTCCAGTAGTTCTTAGTCTGTAGAAGAAGAATGATAGAGGGGTTTCTGTTTATGATGTTCTTTGGAAGCTAAGCTACTAGTTTGAAATTCTCTGATCTTTCTGTGAGATCCgatgttggttggagagggaacgaagcattacttataagggtgtggaaacctctccttagtatacgcgttttaaaaaccgtgaggctgacggcggtACGTAAAGGGACAAAGCAGATAAtgtctactagcggtgggcttggactgttacaaatggtataagagccagacagtagatggtgtgctagcgaggacgttgggcacccaaagggggtggattgtgagatcccacattggttggagagggaaacgaagcattacttataagggtgtggaaacctctccctagcatacgggTTTTAGAAACCGCGAggttgacagcgatacgtaacaggtcaaagcggacatatctactagtgatgggTTTGAgaagttacaaatggtataagagccagacaccaggtggtgtgtcagcgagaacgctgccctcaaggggggtggattgtgagatcccacattggttggagaggggaacggagcattacttataaagatgtggaaacccctcccttgcatacacgttttaaaaaccgtaaggttgacggtgatacgtaacaagccaaaatggacaatatctgctagcagtgtgTTTGAGCGGCGAGGAGTGAGAGACAAGATTGAAAGACAGGATCTCATTTGTTAGCTCAGCTACagtgtgtgtgtatgtgtgtTTGGTCTATATTTTTATGCCTGAGGATCTGCAGAAGCAACTTCTTTTGTAATGTTTTGAGTGTGGAATTGTTCTTCCCCCAAACTCTTGACATTTCACATGACTTGATTGCAGATTGTTCGTGCTTTCTCGATCGAGTTTCGGGAGTTTGATTCTTACGACGCAGAGTAAGTAGCAGGAAGCTGAAAAGTCGAAGTCTTGGTTGATTCGAAAATGCCCGAAAGGTGTCATGGAGCTGTGATCTTGCTTCTATTTGGCATGTGTGTCAATGCATTAGGTATAGTTCTTCAACATCCTTTCGTAGTTCCTGTTCTAAATTCAGATTGCTTGGAATATGATCTCAATTATCTATTTGTTACTGAGATGTGTTCTTGACATCAATAGGTGCCTTTGTGGGGGTTAACCTCGGAACCGACGTCTCGAATCTTCCATCAGCTTCAGGTATCGTTGCAATTCTTAAAACCCATCGGATTACTCATCTCCGACTCTATAATGCCGATTCCCAGCTGCTAAAGGCCCTAGCAAACAGTAGCATTGAAGTAATCGTTGGCGTCACGAATGAGGAAGTTCTCAGGATTGGTGAATCTCCAGCAGCTGCTGCAGCCTGGGTTAACAAAAACATCGCTGCTTACTTGCCGGGAACGAATATTACAGCCATTGCCGTCGGCAGTGAGGTTCTTACAGCAATTCCTCATGTTGGTCCAGTCTTGGTTCCAGCCATGTATTCACTACATAAAGCCTTGGTTGCTGCCAATCTAAACGATCTGATCAAAGTTTCCACTCCCCAATCGATGGACTTAATACCCCGGCCTTTTCCCCCGTCCACCGCTACCTTTAACGCTTCGTGGAACTCGACTATCTCTCAGCTCCTCCAGTTTTTAAAGAACACGAAGTCCTACTACATGCTGAATGCCTATCCTTATTATGGATACACTACTGAGAATGGAATTTTTCCGTTAGATTACGCACTTTTCCGGTCACTTCCCGCAGTTAAGCAGATTGTTGACCCGAACACTCTTTTCCATTACAATAGTATGTTTGATGCTATGGTTGATGCAACGTACTACTCGATCGACGCATTCAAGTTTTCTGGGATTCCTATCGTGGTTACTGAGACGGGCTGGCCTTGGTTTGGTGGAGCAAATGAACCTGATGCTACAATTCAAAATGCTGGCACCTACATTAGCAATCTGATCAGGAGAGTTTCGAACGATTCAGGGCCACCTAGTCAGCCAACGACACCAATCAACACGTACCTTTACGAGCTGTTTAATGAAGACAAGAGGCCCGGTCCAATCTCGGAAAAGAATTGGGGTATACTTTTCCCCAATGGCTCGGCTGTTTATCCTTTGGGTCTGATCTCGGGTCGTTCGACAGGAAATTCTTCTGCAGTTTATTGTGTGGTTAAAGATGGCGCGGATGAAGATAAGCTGGAAGATGGCCTGAATTGGGCTTGTGGACAAGGAGGGGCTAACTGTGCTGCTATTCAGCGTGCGAGGCCATGCTTTCTCCCTAATAACATTACTAACCATGCTTCTTATGCATATAATGATTACTATCAGAAAAGTCGTAGTGCTGGTGGAACGTGCGACTTCGATGGCACTGCTATGCTTACGACGATCGATCCGAGTAAGTTCTTTTAACCGTTCTTCTCCTTGTTCCTTCGATTTAGTAAGTAGATGCTTACGACAGGTTCCTTGACGAGCACGAACTTACTAGACctagttatttatttgttattactTGGTGTTTAGTCAGAGTCCTTACTTCTCCTTGCACTAGTTGGACATCCTTTATCCTGGTGGACGTCCTAATATGAGTtatgttgtgagatcccagatcggttggagaggggaacgaaacattctttataagggtgtggaaacctctccctagtaaatgcgtttaaaatccttgaggggagcccaaaagggaaagtccaaagaggacaacatctgctagcagtgggcttgagttggtacaaatggtatcagagctagacaccgtgcggtgtgccaacgaggacacttgGCCCCggagaggggtggattgtgagatcccaaatcggttgaagaggggaacgaaacattctttataagtgtgttgaaacctctctctaatagacacgttttaaaaaccttgaagggaaacccgaaagggaaagccccaagatgacaatatctacgtggacttgggttattacaaatggtatcaaagccagacaccaggtggtgtgtcagcgaggacgcttggccctgaaggagggtggattgtgagatcccacatcggttggagaggggaacgaaacattctttatatgggtgtggaaacctctccctagtagatgcgttttaaaaaccttgagggaaagtccgaaagggaaaatccaaagaggacgatctgctagcggtgagcttgggctgttacaaatggtatcagaggcagacATCGGGTGTTGTGCTAGTGTGGAcattgggccccgaagaggtgtggattgtgagatcccacattggttagagaagagaacaaaacattctttataagggtgtggaagcctctccctactagacgcgttttaaaatccttgaggggaagcccgaaaggaaaagtccaaaaaggacaatatcggctagcagtgagcttaggctgttacataaTATACAACCCGTGGTCCCGTATTCATGTTAGATTGCTTGTATATATCATACATAAGTTTCTTCTATCGTTCTATTTTGCTTAACATTGTTCGTAAAGGTGTGCCACACAGTGTTTGTGCACGCACCTGCCATCCTCAACTAGCCGAGTTTTGATTCTCACACGAATATCTAGCAGTTTTATCCTATACTGTTTGTAATGCTCGTTCGAACGACTCGATCTGATATCGACTGTTCGGGTTTCTCCTTCAATCCAATCTCTCTCACTTTCTTCCCCCATCTTTTGCAGGTCATGGATCCTGCATATTCACAGGAAGGTAAGTGGGAAAATTACACCAAAATGAAATCATCTGTTTATATATCAATTACTTGAGTTCTAAACTgtttcaaatattgaaaaacagTGCCAATTCACGCGGGGGAGGCGGATTTTCTCCTGAAGCAGCCATGGGGCCTTCAGGTCTGCTTCCTGGTGCAAGTTCAAAGCTGCAGGTCTCTTCATTTCAGCTCTTgattttgttcatcttttcgTGGGCTTTAATGTTTTGATATGAATGAttcttcttcaagttcttACCATTCTTCAGATTGCTAATTTATTGAGCACATAAATCCTTCAAGTTCTTACATTTCTGGTAGTTTGTAGGTGCTCTGTTTATTATTAGTTCATTGTTCATTGTAATTTACTCTTATGAGGTGGGGGGAGTAACTGTGTTTAGTTTATGatcaatttatattatttttggagtTAATTGATGtatattgtgagatttcatgtCGGTTTAGAGacgggaacgaaacattccttataagagtgtggaaacctctccctagtagacgtgttttaagaTCGTAAAGCTGAGGGGGATATGTAACGGGTAAAAACGGAcaatgggcttggactgttgcaaatggtattagagctagacaccgagcggtgtgtcaataggatgttgggcctccaagggggtggattgtgagatcccacagcggttggagaggggaacaaagcatttcttacaagggtgtgaaaacctctccttaagatgcgttttaaaaaacggTGAGATTggtgatacataatgggccaaagtgggTCATATCGGATAACGGTGGGAAGCATCGTGGATTTTAAGATctcacattcttataagagtgcggaaacctcttcctagtagacgcgttttaaaaacagtaaagttgacgacgatacgtaatgggctaaagtgGACCATATCTTACAACGGTGAGAAGtatggtggattgtgagatctcaccttagttggagagggaaatgaccCATTCtcataagagtgtggaaacctaacagacgcgttttaaaaacagtgaagttgacgacgatacgtaacgagttaAAGTGGACTATATCTGACAGTAGTGATGGGAAGCAATTGGAGAggtaaacaaaacaaacaaaacattcgtgactgtgaaaacttctctccacataaacaaaacattcgtgagtgtgaaaacttctctccacattttaaaaaatagcgAATGAAGTTAAAAGAGAGTAATGAAGTTAAAAGAGAGTGAAGTTGATAAAGATAAGCATTgtccacattttaaaaaatagcgAATGAAGTTAAAAGAGAGTGAAGTTGATAAAGATAAGCATTGTGGTAAAAATAGTGCGCATTGTGCTAAAAATAGTGCGCATTGTGCTAGAGTGTAccaccattttaaaaaatagtgcAACTATAAGCTTGGACAACTATAAGCTTGGGCTAAAGTGTACATAAAATGTACCATAAGCTTGGGCTAAAGTGTACACTAAAGTGTACATAAAATGTACCATAAGCTTGGGCAACTATAAGCTTGGGCTAAAGTGTACATAAAGTGGTACATAAAGTGGTAACTAAGTGTGTGACTAAAGTGTACATAAAGTGGTAACTAAGTGTACATAAAGTGTACCATAAGCTTGGGCAACTATAAGCTTGGGCTAAAGTGTACCCAACTATAAGCTTGGGCTAAATGTATATAAGCTTGGGCTAAAGTGTACCAAGCTTGGGCAACTATAAGTTTGGGCTAAAGTGTACCATTTTAGTGAAGTTGACGACGATAAAGCATCGGGCTAAAAGtataccattttaaaaaatagtattgGGCTAACGTGAACCgtaccattttaaaaaatgggcTAAAGTGTACCATTTTTAGTGAAGTTGATAAGCACTATaagtaacattttaaaaaatagcatTGGGCTAACGTGGACACTTTGAGTGaagttgattaaaaaatagtgaAGTTGACCGTTGGCTAAAATGAACCATATCTTATAGTGGCTAAAATGAACCATATCTTATAGGCTTATgtgagtgtgaaaacctctccccgccttttaaaaaatagtgaaGTGTAAGCATGGGACTAAGTGGACCATATCTTGAGTGTGAACCTATAAGCATGAGACTAAGTGGACCATAGCCATATatgagtgtgaaaacctctctccgcattaaaaaaaaaagtaaagttgACAGCTATAATCGACCATATCTTACcgccattttaaaaaatagtgaaTTTAACAGCTATAAGCATTGGGCTAGGACCAtatctttaaatcattttaaaataaaaaaaatagtgaaaaaaatagtgaaattgACGGGGTATGCTAAACTGGACCATATAATAGGggcattttaaaaaagagtGAATTTGAccacgatttttaaaaaaaaaaacagtaaagTTGACAACGATACGCATTGGACTAAAGTAAATTATGAGTCTAAAATAGAccgcattttaaaaaacagtGAAATTGACAACGATACGCATTCACTAAAGTAAACATAGGTCTAAAATAAACAGCATTCTACAAAAATAGTGAAGTTAGACAACAATATTCATTGGGCTAGAGTAAACCATATGTATAAAATAGATAGATACGCATTGGGCTAGAGTAAACCATATGTATAAAATAGACGGATACGCATTGGACTAAAGTAAACCATAGGTATAAAATAGACGGATACGCATTGGACTAAAGTAAACCATAGGTGACcgcattttaaaaagtagTGAAGTTGACAAACATAggtgcattttaaaaaatagtgaggttgacaacgataGTTATGGTTAATAGACGGACATTGGTCTAAATTAAACCATATCTAGGCTAAATTAGACTATATCTTATTGGGTGAGAAGCAtctggattgtgagatacgagatcgattggagagggaaacaaatcCTTGATCTGTCCTTattagacgcattttaaaatagtgaaatCGACGACGATAGCAGAAGTGAACCATATTTGATAGCAGTGAGAAACATTATTCCTTattagacgcattttaaaaacagtgAAATCGACCACGATAGCAAAAGTGAACCATATTTGATAATAGTGAGAAACATCATTCCTTACGAGGATACGAATGCCTCTCTTATCAGTGCGTTTTAAGAATAATGAGTCGTACGATGATCGTAACGGGCTAAGCcatacaatatctacttgtGGTTACTAGTGCTGGGCTTGGATTTGGACTCATATTAAATCGTGAATCTTACTATTATCGTAATGGGCTAGGCCATACAATATCgttactagtggtgggcttgaatcCAACTAGTGCTGG carries:
- the LOC111780356 gene encoding serine/arginine-rich SC35-like splicing factor SCL30A, with the protein product MRGRSYTPSPPRGYGRRGRSPSPRGRYGGGRGRDLPTSLLVRNLRRDCRPEDLRRPFGQFGAIKDIYLPKDYHTGEPRGFGFVQYVDPADAADAKHQMDGCVLLGRELTVVYAEENRKKPSDMRTRERGSGRFYDRRRSPPRSSRSPRYSRSPAPRHARYSRSPAPRHARSRSRSYDNASPPPKPRAYSRSASPPDRRNSRERSFPRQPSRGRSFSRSPRLDGSRSRSPSPARGRSRSPSPLRG
- the LOC111780620 gene encoding glucan endo-1,3-beta-glucosidase 4-like; translation: MPERCHGAVILLLFGMCVNALGAFVGVNLGTDVSNLPSASGIVAILKTHRITHLRLYNADSQLLKALANSSIEVIVGVTNEEVLRIGESPAAAAAWVNKNIAAYLPGTNITAIAVGSEVLTAIPHVGPVLVPAMYSLHKALVAANLNDLIKVSTPQSMDLIPRPFPPSTATFNASWNSTISQLLQFLKNTKSYYMLNAYPYYGYTTENGIFPLDYALFRSLPAVKQIVDPNTLFHYNSMFDAMVDATYYSIDAFKFSGIPIVVTETGWPWFGGANEPDATIQNAGTYISNLIRRVSNDSGPPSQPTTPINTYLYELFNEDKRPGPISEKNWGILFPNGSAVYPLGLISGRSTGNSSAVYCVVKDGADEDKLEDGLNWACGQGGANCAAIQRARPCFLPNNITNHASYAYNDYYQKSRSAGGTCDFDGTAMLTTIDPSHGSCIFTGSANSRGGGGFSPEAAMGPSGLLPGASSKLQVSSFQLLILFIFSWALMF